Proteins encoded by one window of Octopus bimaculoides isolate UCB-OBI-ISO-001 chromosome 4, ASM119413v2, whole genome shotgun sequence:
- the LOC106882345 gene encoding PDF receptor, producing MSTAVDTNTDSNRTVVLSSRPKSLEECISKFDHELELESDSEAIYCNVTTDSLLCWPRTPAGTTTSQPCPSLEGSDTTKFAYRSCDLNGEWSSKWDDDSSAWTNYTQCYSSEAELIFQFDSENIRKASAEDLTDSSILGICGLSMSLLAIFFTLAYVRYKKYSGPRMDVYRNLFATLVLEASVKLSFQIILLMVWLEDGLVVTVFDIPHLCEVFVVILEFAEITTYIWTALHGHLSYLEVKQYDPLKVQVLYAVLGWGVPIITLAEWLAVQTATNDAPCWYGYRFQQSAWILELPRVWALICSLVFLAYTIWSLNETGHMRDISEVHMIKRSTLACLAYIFFLTMSLCTSLVLANLAHNSINKMHLLALIYTITFLTSFRGLFFTIGYWLWENQGRNWYQKVSLV from the coding sequence ATGTCAACAGCAGTTGACACAAACACCGATTCCAATCGAACAGTTGTTTTATCGTCGAGACCAAAATCCCTGGAAGAATGTATTTCGAAATTCGATCATGAACTTGAACTTGAATCCGACAGCGAAGCTATATACTGCAATGTTACGACAGATAGTCTCCTTTGCTGGCCAAGAACTCCTGCCGGCACTACAACAAGCCAACCTTGCCCTTCATTGGAAGGGTCGGATACAACCAAATTTGCTTATCGTAGCTGTGACTTAAATGGGGAATGGAGTTCGAAGTGGGATGACGATTCGTCCGCTTGGACAAACTACACACAATGTTACAGTTCCGAAGCTGAACTAATTTTCCAGTTTGATTCAGAAAATATACGAAAAGCATCAGCTGAGGATTTAACGGATTCCAGTATCCTGGGAATATGTGGATTGTCCATGTCATTGCTAGCCATTTTCTTTACCCTTGCTTATGTGCGCTATAAAAAATATAGCGGACCGCGTATGGACGTCTATAGAAACTTATTCGCAACACTGGTTCTCGAAGCATCTGTGAAACTATCATTTCAGATTATTCTTTTAATGGTATGGCTTGAAGACGGCCTCGTTGTTACTGTGTTCGATATTCCACACCTTTGTGAAGTATTCGTTGTAATTTTGGAATTTGCGGAGATTACCACCTATATTTGGACAGCTCTTCATGGACACCTGAGTTACCTGGAAGTGAAACAATACGATCCTTTAAAAGTGCAAGTTCTCTACGCAGTTCTAGGATGGGGTGTGCCGATTATTACCTTGGCTGAGTGGTTAGCAGTGCAAACAGCGACCAACGACGCTCCCTGTTGGTATGGTTACCGTTTCCAACAAAGCGCCTGGATTTTGGAACTACCTCGTGTGTGGGCCTTAATATGTTCACTGGTATTTCTAGCTTACACAATCTGGTCTCTAAACGAGACTGGACACATGAGAGACATCAGCGAAGTACACATGATCAAGCGTAGTACACTAGCGTGTCTCGCCTATATTTTCTTCTTAACTATGTCCTTATGTACATCTTTAGTACTGGCTAATCTAGcacacaacagcatcaacaagatGCATTTATTAGCTTTAATCTACACAATTACATTCCTCACCTCTTTCAGAGGACTGTTTTTCACAATCGGCTACTGGCTATGGGAAAACCAAGGAAGGAACTGGTACCAGAAAGTCAGTTTGGTTTGA